In one Bacteroidota bacterium genomic region, the following are encoded:
- a CDS encoding glycosyltransferase, translating into MIPKVSIITVTYNCGDILEGTLKSIFEQSAKIYELIIIDGGSTDSTIRVIKKFEKSIAHWISEPDNGIYDAMNKGIGLAKGDYLLFLNAGDSFNEIDTLEKIPFEKYPSAEIFYGETLILGNEGEQLGLRRKKLPQNLTWKSFRRGMVVCHQSIFVKREIAPFYDLQYKFAADVDWVIKSLKASKQIIFTKTIISNFTEGGFSNQNLIKSWLDRIHILNTHFGIFQCLLSHIFFIFDNVLLKLKIVPLFRTKYL; encoded by the coding sequence ATGATTCCAAAAGTTAGTATAATTACCGTAACATATAACTGCGGAGATATCCTTGAAGGGACACTCAAGAGTATTTTTGAACAGTCTGCTAAAATTTATGAACTTATCATCATTGATGGTGGTTCAACAGATTCAACAATTAGGGTAATAAAAAAATTTGAAAAATCAATTGCTCATTGGATCAGTGAGCCGGATAATGGAATCTATGATGCCATGAATAAAGGAATTGGTTTGGCAAAAGGTGATTATCTGTTGTTCTTAAATGCAGGCGATTCTTTTAATGAAATTGATACTCTTGAAAAAATCCCATTTGAAAAGTATCCTTCAGCTGAAATATTTTATGGAGAAACATTGATTCTTGGTAATGAAGGAGAACAATTAGGGCTTCGTCGTAAAAAATTACCCCAAAATTTAACATGGAAAAGTTTCAGACGAGGAATGGTTGTTTGTCATCAGTCGATATTTGTAAAAAGGGAGATCGCTCCATTTTATGACTTGCAATATAAATTTGCAGCCGATGTTGACTGGGTAATTAAATCCTTGAAAGCCTCAAAACAAATTATTTTTACAAAAACGATAATCTCAAATTTCACTGAAGGAGGGTTTTCGAATCAAAATTTGATAAAGAGCTGGCTCGACAGGATCCATATCCTGAACACGCATTTCGGAATATTTCAATGTTTGCTTTCTCACATCTTCTTTATCTTTGATAATGTTTTACTTAAATTAAAAATTGTTCCATTATTCAGAACGAAATATTTATAG
- a CDS encoding methyltransferase, TIGR04325 family, whose product MKLAPIVLFVYNRPLHTMQTVKALQQNELANESELFIYSDAPANENSVKKVNEVRNYIHTIKGFRKITILEREKNWGLANSIIDGVTDIVNKYGKIIVLEDDLVTSPMFLKFMNEALEIYKDEDKVASIHGYVFPINNLPDTFFIKGADCWGWATWDRAWRHFEPDGKKLLKEINRKNLKKEVDFNNSYGYVRMLKNQIRGKNSSWAIRWSMSVFLKEMLTLYPSVSYVQNIGDDSSGRHCGPSDVYRVQLNKDIKISKIDLLEDVNSRKKFQIFFNSIKQNLVKKSNSKIKENSTKIYVKKLLPPIFTTFLEHFKNRKFGWKGDYTTWEEAKSEAKGYEDDIIIHKVKEALLKVKNGEVAFERDSVVFNEIEYSWPLSTGLMLASANKPKGLSVLDFGGSLGSTYYQNKRFLDALPHISWNIVEQKHFVEIGKRDFEDENLHFYFEVEACVKNEKPTVLLLSSVLQYIEKPYQLLDGILKHEFEYILIDRTPFSFDNQDKIKLQIVPPSIYEASYPCWFFDKQFFTKYFLSKNYRLIEEFEANDGKGKECIFKGMILKKNA is encoded by the coding sequence ATGAAGTTGGCTCCTATTGTTCTTTTTGTTTATAACCGTCCTTTGCACACAATGCAAACGGTTAAAGCATTGCAGCAAAATGAACTGGCAAACGAGAGTGAACTTTTTATTTATTCAGATGCCCCTGCAAACGAAAATAGCGTAAAAAAGGTAAATGAGGTTAGAAATTATATTCATACAATTAAAGGATTCAGGAAAATTACGATCCTTGAAAGAGAAAAAAATTGGGGACTCGCAAATTCAATCATCGATGGAGTTACAGATATTGTAAATAAATATGGAAAAATAATTGTGTTGGAGGATGACCTTGTAACAAGCCCCATGTTTTTGAAATTTATGAATGAGGCTTTGGAAATCTATAAAGATGAAGATAAAGTCGCTTCAATTCATGGATATGTTTTTCCGATAAACAATCTCCCTGATACCTTTTTCATTAAAGGGGCCGATTGTTGGGGTTGGGCAACCTGGGACCGTGCCTGGAGACATTTTGAACCGGATGGAAAGAAACTTCTTAAGGAAATCAATAGGAAAAATTTAAAAAAAGAAGTTGATTTTAACAATAGTTATGGATATGTCAGAATGTTGAAAAATCAAATTCGGGGCAAAAATAGTTCTTGGGCCATAAGGTGGTCGATGAGTGTATTCTTAAAGGAAATGTTGACACTTTATCCTTCAGTATCATATGTGCAAAATATTGGTGACGACAGTAGCGGGAGGCATTGTGGACCATCCGATGTATATCGTGTTCAGCTTAATAAGGATATTAAAATTTCAAAAATTGATTTACTCGAAGATGTAAATTCAAGAAAAAAATTTCAAATTTTTTTCAACTCAATTAAACAAAATCTAGTTAAAAAGTCAAATTCGAAAATAAAGGAAAATTCCACAAAAATTTATGTAAAAAAGCTCCTTCCACCAATATTTACAACGTTTCTGGAACATTTTAAAAATCGAAAATTTGGATGGAAAGGGGATTATACTACATGGGAAGAGGCAAAATCAGAGGCAAAAGGCTACGAAGATGATATAATCATTCATAAAGTAAAAGAGGCGCTCTTAAAGGTAAAGAATGGGGAGGTAGCCTTTGAGAGGGACAGTGTAGTTTTTAACGAAATTGAATATTCATGGCCATTATCAACAGGGTTAATGCTCGCGTCTGCCAATAAACCTAAAGGATTAAGCGTTCTCGACTTTGGAGGCAGCCTGGGGAGTACTTATTATCAAAATAAAAGATTTCTCGATGCACTTCCTCATATATCATGGAATATTGTTGAGCAAAAGCACTTTGTTGAGATCGGAAAACGTGATTTTGAGGATGAAAACTTGCATTTTTACTTTGAGGTTGAAGCGTGTGTGAAAAATGAGAAACCAACGGTACTTCTTTTATCAAGTGTTTTGCAGTATATCGAAAAACCTTACCAATTGCTTGATGGGATATTAAAACATGAGTTTGAATATATTTTGATTGATAGAACCCCTTTTAGTTTCGATAACCAGGATAAAATCAAACTTCAAATAGTCCCACCAAGTATTTATGAAGCGAGCTATCCTTGTTGGTTTTTTGATAAGCAATTTTTTACAAAGTATTTTCTTTCAAAAAATTATAGATTGATAGAAGAATTCGAAGCGAATGATGGAAAAGGAAAAGAGTGTATTTTTAAAGGAATGATCTTGAAAAAGAATGCTTAA
- a CDS encoding class I SAM-dependent methyltransferase — MLNQLKKIYKREQFAPKFIGLFTNPFYFARKGLNKNVVALAKNLKGKLLDVGCGSKPYEGACNVDDYIGVEIENEANRNNPKVDYFYDGRTLPFEDKRFDSIITNQVFEHVFNPHAFLKEINRVTKIGGLMLMTVPFVWDEHEQPFDYARYSFFGLRHILAEEGFETVEQRKSNNGITVIFQLLNAYIYKITLTKYVFLNLLFTLILMAPINILGLIFSVILPKNNDLYLDNIILAKKVKDV, encoded by the coding sequence ATGCTTAATCAACTGAAAAAAATATATAAAAGAGAACAATTTGCACCTAAGTTTATAGGGCTCTTTACCAATCCATTTTATTTTGCACGGAAAGGCTTAAATAAAAATGTAGTAGCGTTGGCTAAAAATTTAAAGGGTAAGCTTTTGGACGTTGGATGCGGGAGCAAGCCCTACGAGGGTGCCTGCAATGTTGATGATTATATTGGTGTTGAAATTGAAAATGAAGCTAATAGGAATAATCCAAAAGTAGATTACTTTTATGATGGAAGGACCTTGCCATTTGAGGACAAGCGTTTTGATAGCATCATCACAAATCAGGTTTTTGAACATGTATTTAATCCTCACGCTTTTTTAAAAGAAATAAACAGGGTCACTAAAATAGGTGGGCTGATGTTAATGACTGTTCCGTTTGTTTGGGACGAGCACGAACAACCCTTTGATTATGCAAGATATTCATTCTTTGGCTTAAGACATATTTTGGCTGAAGAGGGATTTGAGACTGTTGAGCAGCGAAAGAGCAATAATGGAATTACCGTTATATTCCAATTACTCAATGCCTATATTTATAAAATTACATTGACAAAATATGTATTCTTAAACCTCTTATTCACATTAATTTTAATGGCTCCAATAAATATCCTGGGACTTATTTTCTCCGTAATTTTGCCTAAAAACAACGACTTGTATCTGGATAATATCATTCTTGCAAAAAAAGTTAAAGATGTATAA
- a CDS encoding YfhO family protein codes for MQKKNILKTVLPHIIAIVAFLIISYIYFLPASQGKVLHGTDNITAKSQQGEIIPYVSLTGDDCAWTNSAFGGMPAYTIWIKGEAPLYIITQFINFFTGDGPIAYLFIAMISFYLLLICYGVNPWLSIVGSVAYAFSSYFIIIIGAGHVTKVIGLAYMPGVIAGIYLAYKERKVIIGAIVMALFLAMEIASGHYQIVYYNILIVVAIGIHYLIMALKTKTLIDFLKITAILFVAALLAGLTNISSIWTTREYTRFSARGNTILSANTASGQAAKADGLDFEYATQWSYGLGESFNLLIPNFRGGSTVGELSEKSEVYKLYSQSNRAQANQVIKQLPLYWGPQPSTEGPAYMGALAVFLFVFAMFFLQNKEKWWILSISLFALILAWGYHFDIFNRFIFNYFPLYNKFRAVTTILIIIQYTIPFFGILALNELFKDYNKKKFLFAIKWAFAIVGGIALIFALFPGLAGSFTGPIDANYANNPEFVNALMIDRKSMLRIDAIRSFFFIIAGAGVLWLYHTKKLKKLLLGTSMLILMLLDLALVDTRYVSYKDFKTVRSTEASFAPTKADLSIYNIETLSPVVKSGVESFLATYKDAPILKNNESPPLLALNLTTNYRVLNLSGGINFSDALTSYYHKSLSGYSPAKLRRYQDLIDSRVLEQQIVNFGRNVQSGQNRDSYSLLNMLNTKYIITNPDQSAFLNRDAMGNAWFVKNIKWVENANDEFAAMTSVNPREDAAVNIEFKGMELGNLGFDPMASIKLENYKPHILTYKSSSNANMLAVFSEIYYPKGWHVYIDDKPVDYLRANYLFRSLVIPAGNHTIVFKFEPRSYILGNAINKYSSYLLLLSVFSLLAYGIWKFISASKVTSVKEDAII; via the coding sequence ATGCAGAAAAAAAATATATTAAAAACAGTTCTACCTCACATCATAGCAATTGTTGCTTTTCTGATTATTTCATACATTTATTTTCTACCTGCAAGTCAAGGTAAAGTATTGCACGGAACAGATAATATTACGGCAAAAAGCCAACAGGGTGAAATCATACCTTATGTGTCGCTTACCGGTGATGATTGTGCATGGACGAATTCAGCCTTTGGTGGAATGCCGGCTTATACGATTTGGATAAAAGGTGAGGCACCCTTGTATATTATAACGCAATTCATTAACTTTTTTACCGGCGATGGGCCAATAGCTTATCTTTTTATTGCCATGATATCGTTTTATCTATTATTGATTTGTTATGGCGTAAATCCATGGCTCAGTATAGTTGGCAGTGTAGCTTATGCTTTCTCATCCTATTTTATCATAATTATTGGTGCGGGCCATGTAACCAAGGTAATTGGTTTGGCATATATGCCGGGAGTTATCGCCGGGATTTACCTGGCTTACAAAGAGCGAAAAGTGATCATAGGTGCAATAGTTATGGCATTATTTCTTGCCATGGAAATTGCATCGGGACATTATCAAATAGTTTATTATAACATACTTATTGTTGTCGCGATTGGGATACATTATTTAATAATGGCTTTAAAGACTAAAACTCTCATTGACTTTTTGAAAATAACAGCCATTTTATTCGTTGCTGCATTATTGGCCGGCTTAACAAATATCAGTTCGATATGGACTACCCGTGAATATACCCGGTTTTCTGCTCGGGGCAACACAATTTTATCTGCAAATACCGCTTCCGGACAAGCAGCTAAAGCAGATGGATTGGACTTTGAATATGCCACACAGTGGAGTTATGGCCTTGGGGAGTCATTTAATTTATTGATTCCCAATTTTAGAGGGGGCAGCACGGTCGGAGAGCTTTCTGAAAAATCAGAAGTTTATAAACTTTATAGCCAGAGTAATCGGGCACAAGCCAACCAGGTAATTAAGCAATTGCCTTTATATTGGGGGCCTCAGCCATCTACTGAAGGCCCTGCATACATGGGAGCATTGGCTGTTTTCTTGTTTGTATTTGCAATGTTTTTCCTTCAGAACAAAGAAAAATGGTGGATATTAAGTATTTCTTTATTTGCATTGATTTTAGCCTGGGGTTATCATTTTGATATTTTTAACCGATTTATTTTCAACTATTTTCCGTTATATAATAAATTTAGGGCAGTCACTACCATTCTTATCATTATTCAATATACGATTCCTTTTTTTGGGATACTTGCTTTAAACGAATTATTTAAAGATTATAATAAAAAGAAATTTCTGTTTGCAATTAAGTGGGCATTTGCAATCGTTGGTGGTATTGCCTTAATTTTTGCTTTGTTTCCCGGATTAGCAGGAAGTTTTACAGGCCCGATCGATGCTAATTATGCGAACAACCCTGAGTTTGTTAATGCATTGATGATTGACCGTAAATCAATGTTAAGGATTGATGCAATCCGTTCTTTTTTCTTCATAATTGCCGGTGCTGGTGTATTGTGGCTATATCATACCAAAAAACTCAAAAAATTATTACTGGGTACTTCAATGTTAATTCTCATGTTGTTGGATTTAGCTTTGGTTGATACAAGGTATGTTTCATATAAGGATTTTAAAACGGTTCGTTCTACCGAAGCATCTTTTGCGCCAACAAAAGCCGATTTGTCAATTTATAACATTGAAACACTTTCACCGGTGGTTAAATCCGGAGTTGAGTCATTTCTTGCTACGTATAAAGATGCCCCGATTTTAAAAAATAATGAGAGTCCACCTTTATTGGCATTGAATTTAACCACCAACTATCGGGTTTTAAACTTATCGGGAGGTATCAACTTTTCGGATGCATTAACATCTTATTATCATAAATCATTAAGCGGATACAGCCCTGCTAAATTAAGGCGTTATCAGGATTTGATCGATAGCAGGGTACTTGAACAACAAATTGTAAATTTCGGAAGAAATGTCCAATCCGGGCAAAATCGTGATTCTTACAGCTTGTTAAACATGTTAAATACAAAGTACATTATAACAAATCCTGATCAGTCTGCTTTCCTTAATAGGGATGCAATGGGCAATGCCTGGTTTGTTAAAAATATAAAATGGGTCGAAAATGCAAATGATGAATTTGCGGCTATGACAAGCGTAAACCCACGAGAAGATGCAGCCGTAAATATTGAGTTTAAAGGGATGGAATTGGGAAATTTAGGATTTGACCCAATGGCTTCGATCAAACTGGAAAATTATAAACCGCATATCTTAACCTATAAGTCGAGCTCAAATGCCAATATGCTGGCAGTATTTTCAGAGATATATTATCCCAAAGGATGGCATGTATATATTGATGATAAACCTGTGGATTATTTAAGGGCTAATTATTTATTCAGATCGCTTGTTATTCCGGCTGGCAATCATACCATAGTGTTTAAGTTTGAACCCAGATCCTATATTCTGGGAAATGCAATTAATAAATATTCATCTTACTTATTACTCTTGTCAGTTTTTTCTTTGCTTGCTTATGGTATTTGGAAATTTATTTCAGCATCTAAAGTTACAAGCGTGAAAGAAGATGCGATTATATAA
- a CDS encoding glycosyl transferase, producing MYNYCTLFDRNYLTRGLAMYESLKKHSANFHLYIFAFDDQSYSLLKKLNLESITVISLNEFEDEELLKVKSDRTAAEYCWTSTSSIIKYAIETYKLNCCTYLDADLYFFSDPSVLIEEMGEKSVLITDHRYTKKYDQSAKSGIYCVQFMTFKNSQDGMKVLNWWRNACIDWCYARHEDGKFGDQKYLDDWTERFKGIVHVLENRGGGVAPWNIQQYDLSDKNFKLVFYHFHYFILLENNQVELGIYKLKEQDIQILYVPYIKHLKKITERLLNPGENDFNGIARKKPFSWRTPLKFIKRKIEGAYNVYDIKELLTEFDGKNIL from the coding sequence ATGTATAATTACTGCACTTTATTCGATCGTAATTATCTGACCCGCGGGTTGGCAATGTATGAGTCGCTGAAAAAGCACAGTGCGAATTTTCATTTATATATTTTTGCTTTTGATGATCAAAGTTATTCTCTGCTCAAAAAACTAAACCTTGAATCGATTACGGTTATCTCGCTAAACGAATTTGAAGACGAGGAATTGTTGAAAGTAAAAAGTGATAGAACTGCAGCCGAGTATTGCTGGACCTCCACCTCCTCAATTATTAAATATGCCATTGAAACTTATAAGTTAAATTGTTGCACTTATTTAGATGCCGATTTGTACTTCTTTTCCGATCCTTCCGTCTTAATTGAAGAAATGGGAGAAAAATCGGTTTTGATTACCGACCATCGATACACCAAAAAGTATGATCAAAGTGCAAAAAGCGGGATTTATTGTGTGCAATTTATGACTTTTAAAAACAGTCAGGATGGAATGAAAGTGCTTAATTGGTGGCGAAATGCTTGCATCGATTGGTGCTATGCAAGGCATGAAGACGGGAAATTTGGCGATCAAAAATATTTGGACGACTGGACCGAACGATTTAAAGGAATTGTTCATGTGCTTGAAAACAGAGGCGGGGGAGTGGCCCCCTGGAATATTCAACAATACGATTTATCCGATAAAAATTTTAAGCTCGTTTTTTACCATTTTCATTATTTCATTTTATTGGAAAACAATCAAGTTGAACTAGGCATTTATAAATTGAAGGAGCAAGACATTCAAATTCTTTATGTTCCCTACATCAAACATCTTAAAAAAATTACCGAAAGATTGTTAAATCCTGGGGAAAATGATTTTAACGGGATTGCACGAAAAAAACCGTTTTCATGGAGAACACCGTTAAAATTCATTAAACGAAAAATCGAAGGGGCCTATAATGTTTACGATATTAAAGAATTATTAACTGAGTTTGACGGAAAAAATATTTTATAA